The following proteins come from a genomic window of Microtus ochrogaster isolate Prairie Vole_2 chromosome 7, MicOch1.0, whole genome shotgun sequence:
- the Dnase1 gene encoding deoxyribonuclease-1 — MAPSWGGAQRYKRVTRSLLLCPDHPQSHRMRCAGLVGVLFTLLSLLQLAVTLNIAAFNIRSFGNTKMSNATISGYIVEIVRRYDIVLIQEVRDTHLVAVGKLLDVLNRDVPDTYRYVVSEPLGRNSYKEQYLFLYRPDQVSVVDSYYYDDGCEPCGTDTFSREPTIVKFHSPFTMVREFAIVPLHAAPADAVTEIDALYDVYLDIKKKWDLEDVMFMGDFNAGCSYVSSSQWSSIRLRTSSLFQWLIPDSADTTVTSTECAYDRIVVAGSQLQSAVVPNSVAPFDFQAAYKLTQKLVGVPPSCGLH; from the exons ATGGCTCCCagttgggggggggcacagcGTTACAAAAGGGTGACAAGGTCACTGCTTCTTTGTCCTGACCACCCACAATCTCACAGGATGAGGTGCGCAGGGCTGGTGGGGGTGTTGTTCACCCTGCTCAGCCTGTTGCAGCTGGCTGTGACTCTAAACATCGCAGCCTTCAACATCCGGTCTTTTGGAAACACTAAAATGTCCAATGCTACCATCTCTGGCTACATTGTGGAA ATCGTGCGTCGCTATGACATCGTCCTTATCCAAGAGGTCAGAGACACCCACCTGGTGGCTGTCGGGAAGCTTCTGGATGTGCTCAATCG GGACGTGCCTGACACCTATCGCTATGTGGTCAGTGAGCCGCTGGGCCGCAACAGCTACAAGGAACAGTACCTTTTTTTGTACAG GCCTGACCAGGTGTCTGTTGTAGACAGCTATTACTATGATGATGGCTGTGAGCCTTGTGGAACTGACACTTTCAGCCGAGAGCCAACCATTGTCAAGTTCCATTCCCCGTTCACCA TGGTCAGAGAGTTTGCGATTGTGCCCTTGCACGCAGCCCCAGCAGATGCTGTGACTGAGATTGATGCCCTGTATGATGTTTACCTGGAtatcaaaaaaaaatgggacctAGAG GACGTCATGTTCATGGGTGATTTCAATGCTGGCTGCAGCTACGTAAGCTCCTCCCAATGGTCTTCCATCCGCCTTCGGACAAGCTCTCTCTTCCAGTGGCTGATCCCTGACAGTGCGGACACCACGGTCACATCGACAGAGTGTGCCTACGACAG GATCGTGGTTGCTGGATCTCAGCTCCAGAGCGCTGTTGTTCCCAACTCAGTTGCTCCCTTTGACTTCCAAGCAGCCTACAAACTTACCCAGAAGCTGGTAGGTGTCCCTCCTTCATGTGGTTTGCATTAG